The following are from one region of the Mustela lutreola isolate mMusLut2 chromosome 7, mMusLut2.pri, whole genome shotgun sequence genome:
- the SALL2 gene encoding sal-like protein 2 isoform X1: MSRRKQRKPQQLISDCEGPSASENGDASEEDHPQVCAKCCAQFTDPTEFLAHQNACSTDPPVMVIIGGQENPNNSSTSSEPRAEGQNSPQVMEAEHSNPPDSGSSVPTDPSWGAERRVEESAGHFLVAATGTAAGGGGGLILASPKLGATPLPPESTPAPPPPPPPPPPPGVGSGHLNIPLILEELRVLQQRQIHQMQMTEQICRQVLLLGSLGQTVGTPASPSELPGTGTASSTKPLLPLFSPIKPVQTGKTLAPSSSSSSSSSGAETPKQAFFHLYHPLGSQHPFSAGGVGRSHKPTPTPSPALPGSADQLMASPHLAFPGTTGLLAAQCLGAARGLEAAASPGLLKPKNGSGELGYGEVMGPLEKPGGRHKCRFCAKVFGSDSALQIHLRSHTGERPYKCNVCGNRFTTRGNLKVHFHRHREKYPHVQMNPHPVPEHLDYVITSSGLPYGMSVPPEKAEEEVAVPGGGVERKPLVASTTALSATESLTLLSTGAGTATAPALPAFNKFVLMKAVEPKSKADENTPPGSEGSAIAGVAESGTATRMQLSKLVTSLPSWALLTNHFKSTGSFPFPYVLEPLGASPSETSKLQQLVEKIDRQGAVAVASTTSGAPTTSAPATSSSASSGPNQCVICLRVLSCPRALRLHYGQHGGERPFKCKVCGRAFSTRGNLRAHFVGHKASPAARAQNSCPICQKKFTNAVTLQQHVRMHLGGQIPNGGTTLSEGGGAAQENGSEQSTVSGPGSFPQQPSQQPSPEEELSEEEEEEEEEEEDVTDEDSLAGRGSESGGEKAISVRGDSEEASGAEEEVGTVAAVAAAAAAAATAGKEMDSNENVIQQPSLPPPPPDSLDQTQPMEQGASDVTGGMEEGGKAERSSSPKVALSREGEGSSGSSVEELSMQEAMRKEPGESSSRKACEVCGQTFATQAALEEHQKTHPKEGPLFTCVFCRQSFLERSILKKHMLLAHHQVHLSTHIWNCSPARRGRQLSLEGPVPLLSGDQVNLQDFLSQDIPAQLVRVGPLSFWNQYTAFLSHDLPTKPRSSSSTSTTALSLAPPVLFGPGNVPGNVPPTMGSREAQEKRAPLFLFRSPAPKAVPEKPVMEEK; encoded by the exons ATGTCTCGGCGAAAGCAGCGGAAACCCCAACAGTTAATCTCGGACTGCGAAGGTCCCAGCGCGTCTGAGAACG GTGATGCTAGCGAGGAGGACCACCCCCAAGTCTGTGCCAAGTGCTGCGCACAATTCACTGACCCAACCGAATTCCTCGCCCACCAGAATGCATGTTCTACTGACCCCCCTGTAATGGTGATAATTGGGGGCCAGGAGAACCCCAACAACTCTTCGACCTCTTCTGAACCCCGGGCGGAGGGCCAAAATAGTCCCCAGGTCATGGAGGCCGAGCACAGCAATCCCCCGGATTCTGGGTCCTCTGTGCCCACAGATCCCTCCTGGGGCGCAGAGCGGAGAGTAGAGGAGTCTGCGGGGCACTTCCTGGTCGCTGCCACAGGTACAGCAGCTGGGGGAGGCGGGGGCCTGATCTTGGCCAGTCCCAAACTGGGCGCAACCCCGTTACCTCCGGAATCTACCCCtgcaccccctcctcctcctcctccacccccgcccccaggagtAGGCAGCGGCCACTTGAACATCCCTCTGATCTTGGAAGAGCTTCGGGTGCTGCAGCAGCGCCAGATTCACCAGATGCAGATGACTGAGCAAATCTGCCGCCAGGTGCTGCTGCTCGGCTCCTTAGGCCAGACGGTGGGCACCCCTGCCAGTCCCTCAGAGCTACCTGGGACGGGGACTGCCTCCTCCACCAagcccctgcttcccctcttcagTCCCATCAAGCCTGTCCAAACTGGCAAGACGCTggcaccttcctcctcctcttcttcatccTCTTCGGGGGCAGAAACACCCAAGCAGGCTTTCTTCCATCTTTACCATCCACTGGGGTCGCAGCACCCTTTTTCTGCCGGAGGGGTTGGGCGAAGCCACAAAcccacccctaccccctccccagccctgcctggcagTGCAGATCAGCTGATGGCCTCACCTCATCTGGCATTCCCAGGCACCACGGGACTACTGGCAGCGCAGTGTCTTGGGGCAGCCCGAGGCCTCgaggctgctgcttccccagggcTCCTGAAGCCAAAGAATGGAAGTGGTGAGCTGGGATATGGAGAAGTGATGGGTCCCTTGGAGAAGCCCGGTGGACGGCACAAGTGCCGCTTCTGTGCCAAAGTATTTGGCAGTGACAGTGCCCTGCAGATCCATCTGCGTTCCCACACGGGTGAGAGGCCCTATAAGTGTAATGTCTGTGGCAACCGCTTTACCACCCGTGGCAACCTCAAAGTGCATTTCCACCGCCATCGTGAGAAGTACCCGCATGTGCAGATGAACCCTCACCCAGTGCCAGAGCACCTAGACTACGTCATCACCAGCAGCGGCCTGCCCTATGGTATGTCCGTGCCACcagagaaggctgaggaggaggtGGCCGTGCCTGGTGGAGGTGTGGAACGCAAGCCTCTGGTGGCCTCCACCACAGCACTTAGTGCCACGGAGAGCCTGACGCTGCTCTCCACCGGTGCAGGCACAGCCACGGCTCCTGCACTCCCTGCTTTCAATAAGTTTGTGCTCATGAAAGCAGTAGAGCCGAAAAGTAAAGCTGATGAAAATACCCCACCGGGGAGTGAGGGCTCGGCCATCGCCGGGGTGGCAGAAAGTGGCACGGCAACCCGAATGCAGCTAAGCAAGCTGGTGACTTCACTCCCCAGCTGGGCGCTGCTTACCAACCACTTTAAGTCCACAGGTAgcttccccttcccctatgtgCTAGAGCCCTTGGGGGCCTCACCCTCTGAGACCTCAAAGCTGCAGCAGCTGGTAGAAAAGATTGATCGGCAAGGAGCTGTGGCTGTGGCCTCTACCACCTCGGGAGCCCCCACCACCTCGGCACCGGCAACTTCGTCTTCTGCCTCGTCGGGACCTAACCAGTGTGTCATCTGCCTCCGGGTGCTGAGCTGTCCTCGCGCGCTGCGCCTGCATTATGGCCAACACGGAGGTGAGCGGCCCTTCAAATGCAAAGTGTGTGGCAGAGCTTTCTCCACCCGGGGCAACCTGCGTGCACATTTCGTGGGCCACAAGGCCAGTCCAGCTGCCCGGGCCCAGAACTCCTGCCCCATCTGCCAGAAGAAGTTCACCAACGCTGTTACTCTGCAGCAGCATGTTCGCATGCACCTTGGGGGCCAGATCCCCAATGGCGGTACCACACTCTCTGAAGGCGGGGGAGCTGCCCAAGAAAATGGCTCTGAGCAATCCACAGTCTCTGGGCCCGGGAGCTTCCCCCAGCAGCCGTCCCAGCAGCCATCCCCAGAAGAGGAGTTgtctgaagaggaggaggaagaggaggaagaggaggaagatgtgACTGATGAAGATTCCCTGGCAGGGAGAGGCTCAGAGAGCGGAGGCGAGAAGGCAATATCTGTGCGAGGTGACTCGGAAGAGGCatctggggcagaggaggaagtggggaccGTGGCGGCagtggcggcagcagcagcagcagcagccacagctgggaaGGAGATGGATAGCAATGAGAATGTGATTCAACAGCCttccctgccaccaccaccccccgacAGCCTGGATCAAACACAGCCCATGGAACAGGGGGCCAGTGATGTCACAGGAGGCATGGAAGAGGGGGGCAAAGCGGAGAGGAGCTCAAGCCCAAAGGTAGCACTCAGCCGGGAAGGGGAAGGCAGCAGTGGCTCCTCAGTGGAGGAGCTGAGCATGCAGGAGGCCATGAGAAAGGAGCCGGGCGAGAGCAGTAGCAGAAAGGCCTGTGAGGTGTGTGGTCAGACCtttgccacccaggcagccctggaggAGCATCAGAAGACCCACCCCAAGGAGGGGCCGCTCTTCACTTGTGTTTTCTGCAGGCAGAGCTTTCTCGAGCGGTCTATCCTCAAGAAGCATATGCTGCTGGCTCACCACCAG GTGCACCTGAGCACCCACATTTGGAATTGCAGCCCAGCCCGAAGGGGCCGGCAGCTATCTCTGGAGGGCCCAGTGCCACTCCTCTCTGGTGACCAGGTCAACCTGCAGGACTTCCTGTCCCAGGACATTCCTGCCCAACTGGTGAGGGTAGGTCCCCTGTCTTTCTGGAACCAGTACACAGCTTTCCTGtcacatgacctgcccaccaagCCCCGGAGTTCCAGCTCCACCTCCACTACCGCTTTAAGCCTGGCACCACCAGTGCTGTTTGGCCCGGGAAATGTGCCTGGGAACGTGCCTCCAACAATGGGATCCAGAGAGGCCCAGGAGAAGAGAGCCCCCCTCTTCCTATTTCGGTCTCCTGCACCCAAGGCAGTGCCTGAGAAACCCGTCATGGAAGAAAAGTAG
- the SALL2 gene encoding sal-like protein 2 isoform X2 translates to MAHETGRSSRLGGPCGEPAELGGDASEEDHPQVCAKCCAQFTDPTEFLAHQNACSTDPPVMVIIGGQENPNNSSTSSEPRAEGQNSPQVMEAEHSNPPDSGSSVPTDPSWGAERRVEESAGHFLVAATGTAAGGGGGLILASPKLGATPLPPESTPAPPPPPPPPPPPGVGSGHLNIPLILEELRVLQQRQIHQMQMTEQICRQVLLLGSLGQTVGTPASPSELPGTGTASSTKPLLPLFSPIKPVQTGKTLAPSSSSSSSSSGAETPKQAFFHLYHPLGSQHPFSAGGVGRSHKPTPTPSPALPGSADQLMASPHLAFPGTTGLLAAQCLGAARGLEAAASPGLLKPKNGSGELGYGEVMGPLEKPGGRHKCRFCAKVFGSDSALQIHLRSHTGERPYKCNVCGNRFTTRGNLKVHFHRHREKYPHVQMNPHPVPEHLDYVITSSGLPYGMSVPPEKAEEEVAVPGGGVERKPLVASTTALSATESLTLLSTGAGTATAPALPAFNKFVLMKAVEPKSKADENTPPGSEGSAIAGVAESGTATRMQLSKLVTSLPSWALLTNHFKSTGSFPFPYVLEPLGASPSETSKLQQLVEKIDRQGAVAVASTTSGAPTTSAPATSSSASSGPNQCVICLRVLSCPRALRLHYGQHGGERPFKCKVCGRAFSTRGNLRAHFVGHKASPAARAQNSCPICQKKFTNAVTLQQHVRMHLGGQIPNGGTTLSEGGGAAQENGSEQSTVSGPGSFPQQPSQQPSPEEELSEEEEEEEEEEEDVTDEDSLAGRGSESGGEKAISVRGDSEEASGAEEEVGTVAAVAAAAAAAATAGKEMDSNENVIQQPSLPPPPPDSLDQTQPMEQGASDVTGGMEEGGKAERSSSPKVALSREGEGSSGSSVEELSMQEAMRKEPGESSSRKACEVCGQTFATQAALEEHQKTHPKEGPLFTCVFCRQSFLERSILKKHMLLAHHQVHLSTHIWNCSPARRGRQLSLEGPVPLLSGDQVNLQDFLSQDIPAQLVRVGPLSFWNQYTAFLSHDLPTKPRSSSSTSTTALSLAPPVLFGPGNVPGNVPPTMGSREAQEKRAPLFLFRSPAPKAVPEKPVMEEK, encoded by the exons ATGGCGCACGAAACCGGGAGGAGCTCTCGTCTTGGGGGGCCCTGCGGGGAGCCGGCGGAGCTTGGAG GTGATGCTAGCGAGGAGGACCACCCCCAAGTCTGTGCCAAGTGCTGCGCACAATTCACTGACCCAACCGAATTCCTCGCCCACCAGAATGCATGTTCTACTGACCCCCCTGTAATGGTGATAATTGGGGGCCAGGAGAACCCCAACAACTCTTCGACCTCTTCTGAACCCCGGGCGGAGGGCCAAAATAGTCCCCAGGTCATGGAGGCCGAGCACAGCAATCCCCCGGATTCTGGGTCCTCTGTGCCCACAGATCCCTCCTGGGGCGCAGAGCGGAGAGTAGAGGAGTCTGCGGGGCACTTCCTGGTCGCTGCCACAGGTACAGCAGCTGGGGGAGGCGGGGGCCTGATCTTGGCCAGTCCCAAACTGGGCGCAACCCCGTTACCTCCGGAATCTACCCCtgcaccccctcctcctcctcctccacccccgcccccaggagtAGGCAGCGGCCACTTGAACATCCCTCTGATCTTGGAAGAGCTTCGGGTGCTGCAGCAGCGCCAGATTCACCAGATGCAGATGACTGAGCAAATCTGCCGCCAGGTGCTGCTGCTCGGCTCCTTAGGCCAGACGGTGGGCACCCCTGCCAGTCCCTCAGAGCTACCTGGGACGGGGACTGCCTCCTCCACCAagcccctgcttcccctcttcagTCCCATCAAGCCTGTCCAAACTGGCAAGACGCTggcaccttcctcctcctcttcttcatccTCTTCGGGGGCAGAAACACCCAAGCAGGCTTTCTTCCATCTTTACCATCCACTGGGGTCGCAGCACCCTTTTTCTGCCGGAGGGGTTGGGCGAAGCCACAAAcccacccctaccccctccccagccctgcctggcagTGCAGATCAGCTGATGGCCTCACCTCATCTGGCATTCCCAGGCACCACGGGACTACTGGCAGCGCAGTGTCTTGGGGCAGCCCGAGGCCTCgaggctgctgcttccccagggcTCCTGAAGCCAAAGAATGGAAGTGGTGAGCTGGGATATGGAGAAGTGATGGGTCCCTTGGAGAAGCCCGGTGGACGGCACAAGTGCCGCTTCTGTGCCAAAGTATTTGGCAGTGACAGTGCCCTGCAGATCCATCTGCGTTCCCACACGGGTGAGAGGCCCTATAAGTGTAATGTCTGTGGCAACCGCTTTACCACCCGTGGCAACCTCAAAGTGCATTTCCACCGCCATCGTGAGAAGTACCCGCATGTGCAGATGAACCCTCACCCAGTGCCAGAGCACCTAGACTACGTCATCACCAGCAGCGGCCTGCCCTATGGTATGTCCGTGCCACcagagaaggctgaggaggaggtGGCCGTGCCTGGTGGAGGTGTGGAACGCAAGCCTCTGGTGGCCTCCACCACAGCACTTAGTGCCACGGAGAGCCTGACGCTGCTCTCCACCGGTGCAGGCACAGCCACGGCTCCTGCACTCCCTGCTTTCAATAAGTTTGTGCTCATGAAAGCAGTAGAGCCGAAAAGTAAAGCTGATGAAAATACCCCACCGGGGAGTGAGGGCTCGGCCATCGCCGGGGTGGCAGAAAGTGGCACGGCAACCCGAATGCAGCTAAGCAAGCTGGTGACTTCACTCCCCAGCTGGGCGCTGCTTACCAACCACTTTAAGTCCACAGGTAgcttccccttcccctatgtgCTAGAGCCCTTGGGGGCCTCACCCTCTGAGACCTCAAAGCTGCAGCAGCTGGTAGAAAAGATTGATCGGCAAGGAGCTGTGGCTGTGGCCTCTACCACCTCGGGAGCCCCCACCACCTCGGCACCGGCAACTTCGTCTTCTGCCTCGTCGGGACCTAACCAGTGTGTCATCTGCCTCCGGGTGCTGAGCTGTCCTCGCGCGCTGCGCCTGCATTATGGCCAACACGGAGGTGAGCGGCCCTTCAAATGCAAAGTGTGTGGCAGAGCTTTCTCCACCCGGGGCAACCTGCGTGCACATTTCGTGGGCCACAAGGCCAGTCCAGCTGCCCGGGCCCAGAACTCCTGCCCCATCTGCCAGAAGAAGTTCACCAACGCTGTTACTCTGCAGCAGCATGTTCGCATGCACCTTGGGGGCCAGATCCCCAATGGCGGTACCACACTCTCTGAAGGCGGGGGAGCTGCCCAAGAAAATGGCTCTGAGCAATCCACAGTCTCTGGGCCCGGGAGCTTCCCCCAGCAGCCGTCCCAGCAGCCATCCCCAGAAGAGGAGTTgtctgaagaggaggaggaagaggaggaagaggaggaagatgtgACTGATGAAGATTCCCTGGCAGGGAGAGGCTCAGAGAGCGGAGGCGAGAAGGCAATATCTGTGCGAGGTGACTCGGAAGAGGCatctggggcagaggaggaagtggggaccGTGGCGGCagtggcggcagcagcagcagcagcagccacagctgggaaGGAGATGGATAGCAATGAGAATGTGATTCAACAGCCttccctgccaccaccaccccccgacAGCCTGGATCAAACACAGCCCATGGAACAGGGGGCCAGTGATGTCACAGGAGGCATGGAAGAGGGGGGCAAAGCGGAGAGGAGCTCAAGCCCAAAGGTAGCACTCAGCCGGGAAGGGGAAGGCAGCAGTGGCTCCTCAGTGGAGGAGCTGAGCATGCAGGAGGCCATGAGAAAGGAGCCGGGCGAGAGCAGTAGCAGAAAGGCCTGTGAGGTGTGTGGTCAGACCtttgccacccaggcagccctggaggAGCATCAGAAGACCCACCCCAAGGAGGGGCCGCTCTTCACTTGTGTTTTCTGCAGGCAGAGCTTTCTCGAGCGGTCTATCCTCAAGAAGCATATGCTGCTGGCTCACCACCAG GTGCACCTGAGCACCCACATTTGGAATTGCAGCCCAGCCCGAAGGGGCCGGCAGCTATCTCTGGAGGGCCCAGTGCCACTCCTCTCTGGTGACCAGGTCAACCTGCAGGACTTCCTGTCCCAGGACATTCCTGCCCAACTGGTGAGGGTAGGTCCCCTGTCTTTCTGGAACCAGTACACAGCTTTCCTGtcacatgacctgcccaccaagCCCCGGAGTTCCAGCTCCACCTCCACTACCGCTTTAAGCCTGGCACCACCAGTGCTGTTTGGCCCGGGAAATGTGCCTGGGAACGTGCCTCCAACAATGGGATCCAGAGAGGCCCAGGAGAAGAGAGCCCCCCTCTTCCTATTTCGGTCTCCTGCACCCAAGGCAGTGCCTGAGAAACCCGTCATGGAAGAAAAGTAG